The following coding sequences are from one Mesorhizobium onobrychidis window:
- a CDS encoding helix-turn-helix domain-containing protein, whose amino-acid sequence MATELKPVRSEADYEAALAEVERLWGAKSGTPEGDRLDVLATLIEVYEEKNYLMDPPDPIEAIKFRMEQQGLSRKDLEPIIGTRGRVAEVLNRRRGLSIEMIRNLHEQLGISAEVLIRPTRQDEAACDGR is encoded by the coding sequence ATGGCGACTGAGCTAAAGCCCGTCCGTTCCGAGGCAGACTACGAGGCGGCGCTTGCCGAAGTGGAGCGCTTGTGGGGCGCAAAAAGCGGCACGCCTGAGGGCGATCGGCTAGACGTACTTGCGACGCTGATCGAGGTCTACGAAGAAAAGAACTATCTGATGGACCCACCCGACCCGATCGAGGCGATCAAGTTCCGCATGGAGCAGCAGGGTCTGTCCCGCAAGGATCTGGAACCGATAATCGGAACACGGGGCCGCGTAGCCGAGGTGCTTAACCGCCGACGCGGTCTCTCGATTGAGATGATCCGTAACCTGCACGAGCAGCTCGGCATCTCGGCCGAGGTACTAATCCGCCCCACCCGCCAGGACGAAGCCGCCTGTGACGGACGATAG
- a CDS encoding recombinase family protein, whose product MTRIALYARYSSESQRDSSIEDQFRICREQAKREGWKVVACYKDAGISGSSMILRPGIQMLLQDAQEGQFDLVLAEALDRVSRDQADVATLFKHLKFAGVPIVTRAEGEITELHVGLKGTMNALFLKDLAAKTHRGLRGRIEDGKSGGGLCYGYKIVKKLDHRGELVRGDREIDVYEAEVVRRIFREFAAGIGPRTIAKTLNDEGFVGPAGKPWIDTTIRGHQKRGSGIVNNELYIGRLIWNRLRYVKDPSTGRRVSRVNPDSDRIVTEVPELRIVDDQLWQAVRTRQSDIVEKYANVTEAVREHHRKNKLNGARRPKSLLSGLIFCGCCGGPYSLRGAGRFACSSHIANKSCSNSRTIPREELENRVLAGLKDRMMSPEIAAEAMRAHAEETNRLNRERRSNGDAWRVEFEKTGRELEKAINAILAGVPPLTLKEKIEKLETRKAELSALLADVPEDAPVLLPSASAIYAKKVAQLTETLNRPEGRVEAVEALRTLIEKIVLCPGPNRGEIEAMLYGELGTILNWVEHQGKTTKKNTPAANAAGVSVSVVAGTGFEPVTFRL is encoded by the coding sequence ATGACCCGTATCGCGCTTTACGCCCGTTATTCATCTGAAAGCCAGCGGGACTCCTCAATCGAGGATCAGTTCCGTATTTGTCGCGAGCAAGCAAAGCGGGAAGGTTGGAAGGTCGTCGCTTGCTATAAGGATGCGGGCATATCCGGATCGAGCATGATCCTGCGGCCTGGCATCCAGATGCTGCTGCAGGATGCCCAGGAGGGCCAATTTGACTTGGTGCTCGCCGAGGCGCTGGACCGGGTAAGCCGCGATCAGGCCGACGTCGCCACCTTATTCAAGCATCTGAAGTTCGCCGGCGTGCCGATCGTCACCCGGGCAGAAGGAGAAATCACTGAGCTCCATGTTGGGCTGAAGGGCACGATGAACGCGCTGTTCCTAAAGGACCTCGCCGCCAAGACGCATCGCGGCCTGCGCGGTCGAATCGAAGACGGCAAGTCCGGCGGCGGGCTTTGTTACGGCTACAAGATCGTTAAGAAGCTGGACCACCGCGGCGAACTGGTCAGAGGTGACCGCGAGATCGACGTTTATGAAGCCGAGGTCGTGCGCCGCATCTTCCGCGAGTTTGCGGCCGGTATCGGCCCGCGCACCATTGCGAAGACACTGAACGACGAAGGTTTTGTTGGGCCCGCCGGCAAGCCCTGGATCGACACGACAATCCGCGGGCACCAGAAACGCGGCTCCGGCATCGTCAACAATGAACTCTATATCGGGCGGCTGATCTGGAACCGACTTCGCTATGTGAAGGACCCTTCCACCGGCAGGCGCGTGTCGCGGGTGAATCCGGACTCTGACCGGATCGTGACCGAGGTTCCCGAGTTGCGAATCGTCGATGACCAACTCTGGCAGGCGGTGCGCACTCGTCAGAGCGACATCGTCGAGAAGTATGCCAATGTGACCGAGGCGGTGCGCGAGCACCACAGAAAGAACAAGCTGAACGGCGCACGCCGGCCGAAGTCGTTGCTGTCTGGCCTGATCTTCTGCGGCTGCTGCGGTGGCCCTTACTCGCTTCGTGGCGCTGGCCGCTTCGCCTGCTCGAGTCACATCGCCAACAAATCCTGCTCCAACAGCCGTACGATCCCGCGCGAAGAGCTGGAGAACCGCGTGCTGGCTGGCCTCAAGGACCGGATGATGTCGCCAGAGATAGCGGCCGAGGCCATGCGCGCCCATGCGGAGGAGACGAACCGGCTCAACCGTGAGCGCCGGTCCAATGGCGACGCATGGCGAGTAGAGTTTGAGAAGACCGGGCGCGAGCTGGAGAAGGCCATCAACGCCATTCTGGCCGGCGTGCCTCCCCTCACGCTCAAAGAGAAGATCGAGAAGCTGGAAACACGCAAGGCCGAGCTGTCCGCCCTCCTCGCTGACGTGCCGGAGGATGCCCCTGTCTTGCTACCGAGCGCCTCGGCGATCTACGCTAAGAAGGTTGCCCAGTTGACGGAGACGCTGAACCGACCGGAAGGGAGGGTAGAGGCAGTCGAGGCGTTACGCACGCTGATCGAGAAGATCGTATTGTGCCCCGGTCCCAATCGCGGCGAGATCGAAGCGATGCTTTATGGCGAGCTAGGCACGATCCTTAACTGGGTTGAGCACCAAGGAAAAACCACAAAAAAGAACACTCCCGCAGCGAACGCTGCGGGAGTGTCGGTATCAGTGGTTGCGGGGACAGGATTTGAACCTGTGACCTTCAGGTTATGA
- a CDS encoding type II toxin-antitoxin system HigB family toxin encodes MRIIARRTLREFVDRLERQSDATLDAWFDEVSKADWKTSADVKRLYGTASIVSAERIVFNIKGNAYRLVVAVDFEKSIVWITWIGTHRAYDRID; translated from the coding sequence ATGAGGATTATTGCCCGTCGCACTTTGCGGGAGTTCGTCGACAGGCTTGAGAGGCAGAGTGACGCTACGCTAGATGCTTGGTTCGACGAAGTGAGCAAGGCGGACTGGAAGACTTCAGCGGATGTGAAGCGGCTCTACGGGACTGCCAGCATCGTCAGCGCTGAGCGGATTGTCTTTAACATTAAGGGCAATGCCTATCGCTTGGTGGTGGCGGTCGACTTCGAGAAGAGCATTGTCTGGATCACGTGGATCGGCACCCACAGGGCCTATGACAGGATCGACTAA